agtgcaacagcaacaacatcagcaggCTGTggtgcaacaacagcagcagaggagcaGCTATGCCCCGGGATATGGCAGCCGGCAGCCCAACTACTACTCTGAGCCCTTCCCGCAACAGAATTGCTCGCGGACCGGTGGCccccagcacatgacgcagcCAACGCCCCAACAggcgcagccacagccacagcagcagccacagcagcagcaggcgcgAGGGTTCGCCTCGCCCCAATGGTCGGGAATATCAGCTCCCTCCTCGCCCGCGGGCCAGCAGCAGTTCTATGAGAGCGGAAGTCCCAGCGGAGTGGCACCCTCGTACCCGCAACAGCAGCCGGCGGCGCCCCAGCAGACGATCCGCTGTGCGGAGAATGGGAAATCCTACCTGGATCTGGGATGCAGCAGTGCGGCAGCCGctgcagcagccaccagcccCTCGTCGGCCGCCTCGCCCAGCAGTCCGCCTCCCTCCACGGCGCCAGTGCCCCCGTTTGCCGGTCTGCCCCTGCATGGCCTGCCCCTCAAGCGGTGCTGCGATGGACGCGCCAGCGGTTGGTGCAGCGCAAACAGGAGCTGCTACAAGGACACGCGCCTGAAGATCCGCAATCTGTCGATGTTCAAGCTCTCCCGCTTCCGGCAGGTATCGGAGCAATCGCTCTACCGTTCGGTGCTCATCTGCAACACCCTCAAGCGCATCGATAGGGAGATTGAAGCGGAGGCCAAGGAGCTGCATCAGGCGGCgcagcagcatcatcagcaggcggcggcagcagcagcagccgctgcAGCAGCGGCTGCCCAAGCGGCGCAATATCATCCGGCGTatcagcaacaacagcaacagcaacagcaacaatcccCGCCAGCGGCGCAACTGCATCCGCACCCACAtccccaacaacaacaacaacaacaacagcaacagttgGAGTATGCCCCCGTGCTGAATTGTGCGCGTTTGGCCAACATGGATCACTACCAGCAGATCAATTTCCaaccacaacagcaacagcagcagcagcagcatggtGGATATCACGAGAGATTGGAGCCACAGCCAGCGGGGGCCTACAGGGGgggagtgggaggaggaggagtcgtGGGAGTTGCAGGATTCCAGGGGCAAGCCAACAACTGTGATACGTCAGCGCCAACCCAATCTGCAGCAGTAGCAACAACGAGCGGGAGTAGTCTGCATCCCTACGATCATTATCCCTTCCGGGAGTCGCAATCTGGACGTGCCACACCGTTTCCCACCTGCCCCCCCACTACCTcctctgcagcagcagcatccgcaGGATCCGCAGGATCATCCGCAACATCCGCTCCAACAACAACGGTAGCCACGAGTCCTGTGAGCAGCAGTTCCTCCGACTCCCCCTCTGCCACCAGCAATAGCTCCAATGCCGCCAGCAGCAGTTCCAGTCTTACCCTGCCACAAACTAACAGTACcaccagcaatgggagcacACCTCCCAGCACCAAcagcaataacaacaacagtGGGACCCCCACAGTGACTACTGGCACCAGCGACACCAGCGACTCGGGCTATGCGGATGATGACTCCACGCGTTCCATCAACTGGAGTTCGGTGCTCAGCCTGAGCTCACAATCCGCACTGGATCCCCTAAATAACAACGATTTGTTTAACATTCTCCCTGCGGCAGCCACGCCCACAGCGGTGCCTGTATCTGTGGCAGGAGCAGCATCCTCCAGCTCTAGTTCTACGCTGGCCTTTAGTGGGAGCTTTACAACTGTGCAGGCGGGCTCCAGCGGGGgtagcagcagtggcagtgccagtggTGCCACCAATTCcggcggcagcagctcctCCACCACAGCGACCTTCACCACCTTGTCGACCATCTCCTCGGCCACTCACTCGCTGACGTCGTCGTATGTGAGCAGCATCAGCTCGAATGTGAGTGCGGGTGCCAATACCTGGGAGTACGGATTCTTGGACATGGAATTCGGCCTGGGGTCAGAGTTCACGGAGCTGGTCCCGAGCTGCAAGCTCTCTTCGGACGAGCTCTTCAAGAGCGGCCTCAGTGGGCCGGTGGCCAATGCGCGGCTCCACCACGAGAACGAGCTGGAGCAGCCCGCCCACATTATGGTCGGGAGTTAGTATCAGTTGTAGGCGACGTTTGGCGGCGCCCCCACCCCATCCGGACAAAGACAGGTGGTGCAGGAGCGTGCTGGTCACGCTGCTCCCACCACCTACAGTTCCTGTGCCTGGTGGGGCGCCACTAGAAATTCCAAGCAGTATTGAAACGTGAAATAGTGGAAGGGATTGTGCGATTaggagagatagagagagcgagcgagataGTAATATGCTCAGGTTGTGAAAGTGCATGAATATACCCTTGAAGTACCCCTTAAAGCCGCCTGCCCCTCCcttccacacacacaaaagcagAGCAATTTGTAAATGAAAATGATTTAAAAATAAGCAGAGAAAAGCCCCAGATAGATCGACATGCAAGCAAAACTACTAGCAAATTTTTGTAAGTGtatataaaaaacaaatgttAGAAAACTAAGAGATCGCGATTATATAGAATTTaggcatacatatatgtaccaTTAGCTTTGTTAGTTGCAATTGTTGTTGCCAGAAAGAGTTTTTCGATTCCAAAAAAACAACCAGATGAAAAATCACcaataaacaaaaacaacacacaaGATCAATTAATGAAACAAAATTTTTCAGTTTTtggcaaaaaacaaaaaattgatTATATATTGCGTTAAGATcgaaacaaaacacaaaaagtTTACTATATTACCTAGCCTATAagtattattatttatatacAAGAGCAGCGGATggatacaaaaacaaaacaaaatacatgAAAAAGAACAACTTAAAACAAAGTTTTATAAAAGAAAAAAGTGAAAAGAAAaaatagcaaaaaaaaaaacataaaaaatgcAAGCAAATATAAAGAATTTGTTAAAAAAAATTACGAAATCTTTTGATTTTTTTGAGTATTGGGTGGATTTTTCAGGAATTTGCAAACAAAAATTTATCATTTGAATCCAAACAACAGTGCGCGCGTAACTTAGCGCCAGTGTGACCGCAGCACAAACGCAGACTATCGGCTGTGGGGACAGCAGCGGTTGTTTCCTGAACTACTTTTCACATAGCGGTTAAAAGCGGAACTATTTACTTAGGTCATGGCGCCACCTAGCGGTTAAAAGCGGAACATTGTTCGATTATTAATTCCTTAATCGATAATTACATCTATATTAGTATCGAATACTTTCCATACTTTTTGTAACCTAACCTTCCATGtaaaataagccagttaagtagaaaatgtattcattAATTGATATATGGGGTATAGAAACTTCTATGCGCAGGTTTTTTGGATTTTCGCTCTAAAATCGTACTTACGAGCATCATTTATTCCAATGGATTTTATTTAAATCCTTTCACTCATTCACTTTCGaacaatttctatttggcgcTCAAGATTGGTGGGAcatttttggtattttctcTGATGGGATTTTTCCTCGCCCAAATGTCCCTTTTCAGCTCAAGAATGTCCCTACTCACTTACGTTTTATTACGTTTTATGTTGCTGGCAACATTCGATTTGTATGGGGAGCACTGTCCCTCGACATGACGCGGATTGAGAAAATGGATGTTCtagaattgagaaaatgtttgtcatcgaATGCACCAATAAAGGCCAAAACTAGTCAGTCTCTGTTTTAAAGGTATTTAAACGATATTTTGAAGGTTTTGGTCTTCTTACAGAAACCATGAATGGGTATCGGGGCCGAGATATATTAACAAGACCCTAATCATATGCAAAAATAAGTCTAAAACATAACAATCTGAGATAATTTCTATAtaaattacgttttaaaacaGCTTGGAAAAACAGTTTCTTCATATatattaacgaaatagggtatactcacttacgttgccactgttttttttttaccttttttgtttaaacctctTTTTAGACTAAATCCAACAAAAGCAAGagtttaaaataaaccagccaagtagaaaatttattcattaatCGTTTAAAA
This region of Drosophila miranda strain MSH22 chromosome 2, D.miranda_PacBio2.1, whole genome shotgun sequence genomic DNA includes:
- the LOC108156179 gene encoding hormone receptor 4 isoform X1, whose amino-acid sequence is MKMWTEANVNSAMGLQATAATKRKHELTFDSKDANTTYTGNCAPPPHKANKWAISNNNYLESLEEQQQHLQQQGEAMTTTTTTTTVESNNNHIIIVDAESKSDSSIITISNGSEVTSAKSQSEVPLPPTASAAIPEDSIAKLEVVAAVPCEPWSGASSVTVTGTPSSVIGGGAEDCISKLQAVAVPSDPWGSIATRSTLATTLLSADELDDDDDDFEDDYEEEETIIPTYCPMRYHPFVPLPHPHPHQLPAHPHPIQHQQQAVVQQQQHQQAVVQQQQQRSSYAPGYGSRQPNYYSEPFPQQNCSRTGGPQHMTQPTPQQAQPQPQQQPQQQQARGFASPQWSGISAPSSPAGQQQFYESGSPSGVAPSYPQQQPAAPQQTIRCAENGKSYLDLGCSSAAAAAAATSPSSAASPSSPPPSTAPVPPFAGLPLHGLPLKRCCDGRASGWCSANRSCYKDTRLKIRNLSMFKLSRFRQVSEQSLYRSVLICNTLKRIDREIEAEAKELHQAAQQHHQQAAAAAAAAAAAAAQAAQYHPAYQQQQQQQQQQSPPAAQLHPHPHPQQQQQQQQQQLEYAPVLNCARLANMDHYQQINFQPQQQQQQQQHGGYHERLEPQPAGAYRGGVGGGGVVGVAGFQGQANNCDTSAPTQSAAVATTSGSSLHPYDHYPFRESQSGRATPFPTCPPTTSSAAAASAGSAGSSATSAPTTTVATSPVSSSSSDSPSATSNSSNAASSSSSLTLPQTNSTTSNGSTPPSTNSNNNNSGTPTVTTGTSDTSDSGYADDDSTRSINWSSVLSLSSQSALDPLNNNDLFNILPAAATPTAVPVSVAGAASSSSSSTLAFSGSFTTVQAGSSGGSSSGSASGATNSGGSSSSTTATFTTLSTISSATHSLTSSYVSSISSNVSAGANTWEYGFLDMEFGLGSEFTELVPSCKLSSDELFKSGLSGPVANARLHHENELEQPAHIMVGS
- the LOC108156179 gene encoding hormone receptor 4 isoform X2 yields the protein MCTEVNSAMGLQATAATKRKHELTFDSKDANTTYTGNCAPPPHKANKWAISNNNYLESLEEQQQHLQQQGEAMTTTTTTTTVESNNNHIIIVDAESKSDSSIITISNGSEVTSAKSQSEVPLPPTASAAIPEDSIAKLEVVAAVPCEPWSGASSVTVTGTPSSVIGGGAEDCISKLQAVAVPSDPWGSIATRSTLATTLLSADELDDDDDDFEDDYEEEETIIPTYCPMRYHPFVPLPHPHPHQLPAHPHPIQHQQQAVVQQQQHQQAVVQQQQQRSSYAPGYGSRQPNYYSEPFPQQNCSRTGGPQHMTQPTPQQAQPQPQQQPQQQQARGFASPQWSGISAPSSPAGQQQFYESGSPSGVAPSYPQQQPAAPQQTIRCAENGKSYLDLGCSSAAAAAAATSPSSAASPSSPPPSTAPVPPFAGLPLHGLPLKRCCDGRASGWCSANRSCYKDTRLKIRNLSMFKLSRFRQVSEQSLYRSVLICNTLKRIDREIEAEAKELHQAAQQHHQQAAAAAAAAAAAAAQAAQYHPAYQQQQQQQQQQSPPAAQLHPHPHPQQQQQQQQQQLEYAPVLNCARLANMDHYQQINFQPQQQQQQQQHGGYHERLEPQPAGAYRGGVGGGGVVGVAGFQGQANNCDTSAPTQSAAVATTSGSSLHPYDHYPFRESQSGRATPFPTCPPTTSSAAAASAGSAGSSATSAPTTTVATSPVSSSSSDSPSATSNSSNAASSSSSLTLPQTNSTTSNGSTPPSTNSNNNNSGTPTVTTGTSDTSDSGYADDDSTRSINWSSVLSLSSQSALDPLNNNDLFNILPAAATPTAVPVSVAGAASSSSSSTLAFSGSFTTVQAGSSGGSSSGSASGATNSGGSSSSTTATFTTLSTISSATHSLTSSYVSSISSNVSAGANTWEYGFLDMEFGLGSEFTELVPSCKLSSDELFKSGLSGPVANARLHHENELEQPAHIMVGS